From the genome of Salmonella enterica subsp. houtenae serovar Houten:
GAAGAGGTTGCGCAGGCTAAGTCCTGCGCTTCCAGCATGAGTACGGACAAACCGCGTCCGGCGGCATCAGCCGCGATGCCTGCACCGTTAATGCCCCCGCCTATCACGATCAGATCTTTGGTTTCCATGCTGCCCTCTTGCACTTTCGTTAAAGTTCAAAAATGTTCGTTATCGAACATAATAGCAAAGAAACGCGCTATTGGTAACATCGAAAAAACATTTTAGAGTGATATGTATAACATTATGGCGTTAAGCTACTTCGCCAACGTACACTGGGCGATAAAATGCCTTAATCGGCTTCACCGACAATTAATGAAGAGCGACTCATGGAACAATTTGAATGTATCACTGTAGAAGAGGCGTATCAGAAACTGCACCAGGGCGCGGCGGTGCTGGTTGATATTCGCGATCCGCAAAGTTATGCCATGGGTCATGCGCCGCAGGCGTTTCATTTGACTAACGATACTCTGGGCGCGTTTATGCGTGAGTATGATTTCGATACCGTCGTGATGGTGATGTGCTATCACGGCAACAGCAGTAAAGGCGCCGCGCAGTATCTGCTCCAGCAAGGCTATGATGCGGTTTACAGCATTGACGGCGGGTTTGAGGCCTGGCATCGCCGTTTCCCTGCCGATGTCGCGAATGGCGCGTAATCCCACAAAGATGCAGCCTCCGGCGAGAAGGGTATATATACTGTCTTCTTTTGTATGGACTAAGCGACA
Proteins encoded in this window:
- the glpE gene encoding thiosulfate sulfurtransferase, which gives rise to MEQFECITVEEAYQKLHQGAAVLVDIRDPQSYAMGHAPQAFHLTNDTLGAFMREYDFDTVVMVMCYHGNSSKGAAQYLLQQGYDAVYSIDGGFEAWHRRFPADVANGA